GAGCCTAAAAGAGGAAAACTGGACACAATCTTTTTGGGGCGTCAACTATCCTAGGCTTTCTGAGATTAAGTCGAGATACGACCAAGGAATGCTGTTCTGGACAACTCCTGGAATCAACGCCCATTACATGCAATCTATTAACGGACGAGCCTGCCTTGTTCTGCCTCCCCCGTTAGTAACGCCTGCTACACCTCCTGAAGGTGATCGAGCTGCTTCTGCAGATCCAGTAGCAGATGCGCAGTTTCTCTTTGGTTCACTTGAGTTGATTGGAGCCAAATTCCCAGCCCCAGGGACCCAGATAGGTTTGCAGTCTAACCCTTCAGTATAGGTATTTAGAGTAGGTTTTAGGACTAGGTAGTTTGTCTAGTAGATAAGTTTATTTTTACGCTACAAAGTTAGAACAGCATTGTCACATAAACTATATAGCACCTACAACTTAAGGGAAGAGTGCGTAGACTAGACATTTAGCACTTAGTTATTCACACTATGTCTTTTACTAGAATATTAAGAAATTGTTGTATGTAAAGGAAAGTAGATGTAAAGGTGAAGAGTATAGCTAGGAGAAGGAGGTAGGCCATTTGCTCTAATAGGCCACTCACTATACATCTACATTATCTTTACAAGAGAGCACCAATAGCAGCGGCGCTAATTAGTCCGAGACCCTGAGGGCAGACAATGCCGGCAGCATTAGGGGTCTGGGTGGCCTGGTTGCCGTTGGTAGGGGtggcgttgctgctgccgccgttgttgttgttattgttcCTGGAGCTGTAGCTGGCGCTGGATCCtggggtgatggtggtggttaGGTGGGCTGAGTTGCTAAGGCGGGCGGCGGATACGGAAGGCGTAGTGGAGGCGTAGGAGGCAGTAGCGACGTATAAGGTGCTGGCGAAGCCGCAGGTCCTCATAATGTCATTGATATCTGGCGTATTTTTCTGCACTTCTTTGGACTGCAAAAGCCGCTTCTCAAGTGAAGACCCATCATCAAGGTCCCCGACGTCCCCGACGTCCTCAATGTTCTGTTCCGTGCAGCTGGCGCATAGGGCGGCGTACTGGGCGACgttgatgctgttgttggtgcaGACGCACTGGGCCTCAAGTTGGTCCTTAGTGAGGTTGTTGACTAGATTGTCGTTGACCTTGCAGGCCTGAGTGAGGCTGAAGATGGGGCGGCATACAGCGTTGCACTGCCTTGGGATTTCGTCGCTATCAAACTGGATGCCAGCCTGCacgaaggcggcggcagcgagggagagggtAATGCAGTTGAAGTGCATAGTGGTGGGTGTACGGAGTTGTGTGATGCGAGTTACAAGAGATGGGCTAGGTTGTGTTGTAGTTGCAATTGTACTTGATGCTGTAAATAAGACTGGAGTAATAATAATGATGAGAATTGATAAATCTGGGCGGGGTAATACTGTATATATAGCTATGCTTTAATTAACTTAGGATGCTTGCCTGCTGAAATTAATAGTTTTAATACAACGACAAGAGGCTTGAATAGATGAATACTAAATATAACGCCGGTGGGATAGCTATAATACTGGTGGGATGGCCTAGATACAGCGGTACGGCAATGTCTCGGGCAGCAAAAAGAGAGACAACTTGAAAAGGCTATTACTAATATGGAAATACTCTACTGTACACGCGTCAGCATCTATGTCTCCTCCTATTAGCAATTAATTATAAACTACTTGCAGATAGCAATCTAGTGTTTGCCTAGGGGACCCCTTACTAACTCCCCCTTTCTCAAGACATTAGACAAAAGTGCCCCCCTCACCTTGACCTTTTCTAATGCTATTAATCTTACTCTAACTATTTTTACTAAAACCTTCATCTAAGTCAGCGCACATCCAGCTATTGACTTAGAGAGTTTTAGACCTAATAACTAGCTTATGTAGGCGTTTAGCAGTAACAAAGGCCTGCCGTCTATAAAGTTATTGAAAAGACTTTAATAGAATGAGAGTTCTATTTGAAAAGAGTTTATATTTTACTTAGTATGTAATATAAAGATTATTATTTGCTCCTAATAGTTCTAAGATAAGGGTAAGTTAGTAGGGCCGTCTAAGTTTGCGTAAATGCATTTAAGAATAGTATAAATAGTATTTAATTATCTCTAGAAGTTTATTGCTGCAGGTAATTTTAAAAGTCGCTTTTAGGCTAATGCAGGTTACACTTGGTCGATACAATGCGCGTGTGCGTGACTGTTGACCTGGGTGAAGTACAATTGCCGCACGGTCATGCGCCCGTTCTCCTACCTGCAGCATGTCTCTTGCTGATATCGCAAGCTAAGGCACAAACCCGAGATTCTTACGAACAGATCGCATGAGTCCGAAGGGCAATTGTGCATAGTCATCGGTATAGATGCAGAGCTATAGCTGATACAGAGACAGGGGAGCT
This genomic interval from Colletotrichum higginsianum IMI 349063 chromosome 9, whole genome shotgun sequence contains the following:
- a CDS encoding CAP22 protein, translated to MHFNCITLSLAAAAFVQAGIQFDSDEIPRQCNAVCRPIFSLTQACKVNDNLVNNLTKDQLEAQCVCTNNSINVAQYAALCASCTEQNIEDVGDVGDLDDGSSLEKRLLQSKEVQKNTPDINDIMRTCGFASTLYVATASYASTTPSVSAARLSNSAHLTTTITPGSSASYSSRNNNNNNGGSSNATPTNGNQATQTPNAAGIRKNKLIY